The following coding sequences lie in one Eubacterium ventriosum genomic window:
- a CDS encoding TIGR01440 family protein, with translation MYEELKEQAKKTTEEICDKAGLKEGNILVVGCSSSEICGDKIGSNSNLEVAKAVFSGIYEVLESRKIYLAAQCCEHLNRAIIVERAAVPFSEIVNVVPQPKAGGSFGTTAYKTFKDPVAVEEIKADGGIDIGGTLIGMHIKKVAVPVRLENNKIGEANVLAARTRPKFIGGCRAVYDESIE, from the coding sequence ATGTACGAAGAATTAAAAGAACAGGCAAAAAAAACAACAGAAGAAATTTGCGATAAAGCAGGATTAAAGGAAGGCAATATTCTTGTAGTTGGTTGTTCTTCAAGTGAAATATGTGGAGATAAGATTGGAAGCAATTCTAACCTTGAAGTGGCTAAGGCAGTTTTCTCAGGAATATATGAAGTCCTTGAAAGCAGAAAGATATATCTTGCAGCTCAGTGTTGTGAACATCTTAACAGAGCAATAATAGTTGAACGTGCAGCAGTTCCGTTTTCAGAAATAGTTAACGTTGTACCACAGCCTAAGGCAGGTGGTTCATTTGGAACAACAGCATATAAGACATTTAAAGATCCTGTTGCTGTGGAAGAAATTAAGGCAGACGGTGGAATTGACATTGGCGGAACTCTTATTGGAATGCACATTAAGAAAGTTGCAGTTCCGGTAAGACTTGAAAATAACAAAATCGGCGAGGCAAACGTACTTGCAGCAAGAACAAGACCTAAGTTTATAGGAGGTTGCAGAGCTGTATATGACGAAAGCATTGAATAG
- a CDS encoding helix-turn-helix domain-containing protein, which produces MKNNNSVSKALIKYIKEKEISTSQISKDTGIWEKKLTDENVTFTASEFLELCSYLHLKPEDLR; this is translated from the coding sequence ATGAAAAATAATAACAGCGTTTCAAAAGCATTAATTAAATACATAAAAGAAAAAGAAATATCTACATCACAGATTTCTAAGGATACCGGAATTTGGGAGAAAAAGTTAACTGACGAGAATGTAACTTTTACGGCATCAGAATTTTTGGAATTATGTTCTTATTTGCATTTAAAACCGGAAGATTTGAGATAG
- a CDS encoding transcriptional regulator, whose protein sequence is MKNRKIAEVLKAYRKMNNLSVRDVTELLEEKSLKVAEKTVYGWESSATQPDADTLLLLCDIYNIDNILGTFGYTDEEPINLTKHEHHLIEQYRKHPEIQDAVDKLLDIN, encoded by the coding sequence ATGAAGAATAGAAAGATTGCAGAAGTATTAAAAGCTTACCGAAAAATGAATAATTTAAGTGTGAGGGACGTTACTGAATTACTGGAAGAAAAGTCACTTAAGGTAGCTGAAAAAACCGTTTACGGATGGGAAAGCAGTGCCACTCAGCCTGACGCTGACACACTACTTCTACTTTGTGATATTTATAATATTGATAACATTCTTGGCACTTTCGGATATACTGACGAAGAGCCAATTAATCTTACAAAACATGAACATCACTTAATAGAACAATATAGAAAGCACCCTGAAATACAGGATGCAGTAGATAAGCTGTTGGATATTAATTAA
- a CDS encoding glycoside hydrolase family 64 protein → MNKMKRILTIVLTLALIVTMMPMNLTNVNARTTTRLSSKKIVLQVGKTKKLKVKNKPAGVKVVWKSSKKKVATVSKKGKVKAKKPGKTTITAKVGKKKYKCKVVVKRNNSIKVTKPSDNNNSVINQVTTKSEPSQIVTTKAEVKTTKTETTKKNDSTTVKPTVAPTLKPTVAPTTVAPTTVAPTLKPTVAPTTVAPTLKPTEKPTTVAPTTANGNVDESIQAPVGLIHAPGEGLPYHFAWAAVDGADGYNVYIDGVYVTKVTENVADLDASMFTKGAVEYTVGIATVKGDKISAITSVKYTYDGNGAQATTNVSVTTTVASVTTPSVPGQDVDESIKAPEGLVWAGNTDLPYYFAWAKADGIDSYNVYVDGTLVANVVDGSVNLNESVFTKGSGEYAIGIAAVKGNKTSAITSIKYTYAGSGQPATTKAPEPSTAKPTDVTVAPTAPGQDIDESIQAPVGLVWAGNADLPYYFAWAPVVDVDSYNVYVDGVYATNVGASSVNLDKAVFTKGSGEYTIGVASVKNNKISSITSIKYTYAESGQPATTKAPEPSTAKPTDVTVAPTAPGQDVDESIQAPAGLVYAGNTDLPYYFAWGAVSDVDSYNVYVDGVYATNVSASSVNLDKAVFTKGSGEYTIGVASVKNNKISSITSIKYTYAESGQPATTKAPEVPTVAPTTVKPTTIPKETTTIAFTTDSSIEKPFGLDVSQASVGYVNIVWGRGTIDCYNVYVDGERRRTGISAQSLKLPVYTEGTHTIAITTVVGTRESEKLEVQVAITGTGEKETEPETCPEELKPQLKKNVPLRDDRIAIELNNKTNGKYSDSEIYWCILGNNENNQLCYMDKDGNMIPASESLNTVEVNGTKYANIYHTLAESDHVYAPTIRSGRMYLSYGKPVYVKFNGSTGYAGPDLNNPGDVNANTLFEFAEFTIEGKNYWGNTTRVDYFCFPMVTRLIGGSLYGGYDNVVGDIGTRDEIFTAFKNEVPNEYKSLVRDDRIIAPCKSTFNVGQDNGNYFDNYINEFWNKYANEDLRFSSESGSFVGRVVGNQMRFTREGDSTVYYVDKPNTQEVLEGKGAFDRGNGVEKAIEAQLCAAFNRGVATEPDKWYTPSQYYKNSVANFYAGFFHEHSVLGKAYGFCYDDVNDQSTLLQYNKADALVIDLKW, encoded by the coding sequence ATGAACAAAATGAAGCGAATTTTGACAATTGTTTTAACATTGGCATTAATAGTAACAATGATGCCTATGAATTTAACAAATGTTAATGCAAGGACTACAACAAGACTAAGCTCAAAGAAGATAGTTTTGCAGGTAGGAAAAACAAAGAAGTTAAAGGTGAAGAATAAACCTGCCGGAGTAAAGGTAGTTTGGAAGTCTTCAAAGAAAAAAGTAGCAACAGTTTCTAAAAAAGGAAAGGTTAAGGCAAAGAAACCGGGAAAGACTACAATAACTGCAAAGGTTGGAAAGAAGAAATATAAATGCAAAGTTGTTGTTAAAAGAAATAATAGTATTAAAGTTACAAAACCTTCCGATAACAATAATAGTGTTATAAATCAGGTAACTACAAAGAGTGAACCTTCACAGATAGTAACTACTAAAGCTGAAGTGAAGACAACTAAAACAGAAACGACTAAGAAAAATGACAGTACTACAGTTAAGCCAACAGTAGCACCAACATTAAAACCAACAGTAGCACCTACAACAGTAGCACCTACAACAGTAGCACCAACATTAAAACCAACAGTAGCACCTACAACAGTAGCACCAACATTAAAACCAACAGAGAAACCTACAACAGTAGCACCTACAACAGCTAACGGTAATGTTGATGAAAGCATTCAGGCACCGGTAGGACTTATTCATGCACCGGGAGAGGGATTGCCATATCATTTCGCATGGGCAGCAGTTGATGGAGCTGACGGATATAATGTTTATATAGATGGAGTGTATGTAACAAAAGTTACAGAAAATGTTGCAGACTTGGATGCCTCAATGTTTACAAAGGGAGCTGTAGAATACACAGTTGGAATTGCAACAGTAAAAGGAGACAAGATATCAGCAATAACATCAGTTAAGTATACATATGATGGAAATGGAGCACAAGCAACAACAAATGTATCTGTAACAACAACGGTAGCTTCTGTAACAACACCATCAGTACCGGGTCAGGATGTAGATGAAAGCATAAAAGCCCCTGAAGGACTTGTATGGGCAGGAAATACAGATTTACCATATTATTTTGCATGGGCTAAGGCAGATGGTATAGACTCATATAATGTATATGTTGATGGAACTTTAGTAGCTAACGTAGTTGATGGCTCAGTTAATTTAAATGAATCTGTATTCACAAAGGGTTCAGGCGAATATGCAATTGGAATTGCAGCAGTAAAAGGAAATAAAACATCAGCAATAACATCAATTAAATATACATATGCAGGAAGCGGACAGCCAGCAACAACAAAGGCACCGGAACCTTCAACAGCAAAGCCTACAGATGTAACAGTGGCACCAACAGCACCAGGACAGGATATAGATGAAAGTATACAGGCACCGGTTGGACTTGTATGGGCAGGAAATGCTGATTTACCTTATTATTTTGCATGGGCACCGGTTGTAGATGTAGATTCATATAATGTATATGTTGATGGCGTGTATGCAACAAATGTTGGCGCTTCTTCAGTTAATTTAGATAAGGCAGTATTTACAAAGGGTTCAGGAGAATACACAATTGGCGTTGCTTCAGTTAAGAACAATAAGATTTCTAGCATAACATCAATTAAATATACATATGCAGAAAGCGGACAGCCAGCAACAACAAAGGCACCGGAACCTTCAACAGCAAAGCCTACAGATGTAACAGTGGCACCAACAGCACCGGGACAGGATGTAGATGAAAGTATACAGGCACCTGCTGGACTTGTATATGCAGGAAATACTGACTTACCATATTATTTTGCATGGGGGGCGGTATCAGATGTAGATTCATATAATGTATATGTTGATGGCGTGTATGCAACAAATGTTAGTGCTTCTTCAGTTAATTTAGATAAGGCAGTATTTACAAAGGGTTCAGGAGAATACACAATTGGCGTTGCTTCAGTTAAGAACAATAAGATTTCTAGCATAACATCAATTAAATATACATATGCAGAAAGCGGACAGCCAGCAACAACAAAGGCACCGGAAGTACCAACAGTAGCACCTACTACTGTAAAACCTACAACAATACCAAAGGAAACAACAACAATTGCTTTCACAACAGACAGCTCAATTGAAAAGCCATTTGGTTTGGATGTAAGTCAGGCAAGTGTAGGATATGTTAATATTGTTTGGGGACGTGGAACAATTGATTGTTACAATGTTTATGTCGATGGAGAAAGAAGACGTACAGGAATTTCAGCACAGTCATTAAAGCTTCCTGTTTATACAGAAGGAACACATACAATAGCAATTACAACAGTAGTTGGAACAAGAGAATCTGAAAAGCTTGAGGTACAGGTTGCAATTACAGGAACAGGTGAAAAGGAAACAGAACCTGAAACATGTCCTGAAGAACTTAAGCCACAGCTTAAGAAAAATGTTCCTTTAAGAGATGACAGAATTGCAATTGAACTTAACAATAAGACTAATGGAAAATATAGTGACAGTGAAATTTACTGGTGCATTTTAGGAAATAATGAAAATAATCAGCTTTGTTATATGGATAAAGATGGAAATATGATTCCTGCATCAGAGAGTCTTAACACAGTTGAAGTAAACGGAACAAAATATGCAAATATTTATCATACACTTGCAGAATCAGATCATGTATATGCACCGACAATCCGTTCAGGAAGAATGTATTTAAGTTATGGAAAACCTGTATATGTTAAGTTTAACGGTTCAACAGGTTATGCCGGACCGGATCTTAACAATCCTGGAGACGTGAATGCTAACACATTATTTGAGTTTGCTGAATTTACAATTGAAGGAAAAAATTATTGGGGAAATACAACACGTGTTGATTATTTCTGTTTCCCAATGGTTACACGTTTAATAGGTGGTTCGTTATATGGTGGATACGATAATGTAGTAGGTGATATTGGAACAAGAGATGAAATCTTTACAGCTTTCAAGAATGAAGTTCCAAATGAATATAAGTCACTTGTAAGAGATGATAGAATTATTGCACCATGTAAGAGTACATTTAATGTTGGACAGGATAATGGAAATTATTTTGATAATTATATTAATGAATTCTGGAACAAATATGCCAATGAAGATTTAAGATTCAGCTCAGAATCAGGAAGCTTCGTTGGTAGAGTAGTTGGAAATCAGATGCGATTTACAAGAGAAGGTGACAGCACAGTTTATTATGTTGATAAGCCAAATACACAGGAAGTGTTAGAAGGCAAGGGTGCATTTGACAGAGGAAATGGTGTTGAAAAAGCTATTGAAGCACAGCTTTGTGCAGCATTTAACAGAGGTGTTGCAACAGAACCTGACAAATGGTACACACCAAGTCAGTATTACAAGAATAGTGTTGCAAACTTCTATGCAGGTTTCTTCCATGAACATTCAGTTTTAGGAAAAGCTTACGGATTCTGTTATGATGATGTAAATGATCAGAGTACATTGCTTCAGTATAACAAAGCAGATGCTCTTGTAATTGATTTGAAATGGTAA
- a CDS encoding phosphoadenosine phosphosulfate reductase family protein: protein MLNYICRNDNIKTKSSTCPVCGQRTELTKSDIYWCETCKVPLYQKECQCCGSSGRRITTDMRPVFPEERLLLEIMTDKEPGYYEKMSVWNCSGNRYIADGHKVDFAVKDLKDKNSEEIRIKYESEVSNIDYRYFNEFKDRFIKANRSRYEFIVKEAVGYIKNSTKDYTARDMFVSFSGGKDSTVTSDLVMRALSEPKILHIFGDTTLEFPETMKYIERFKKEHPQTPVVSSRNKDKDFEELCALVGPPSRVMRWCCTIFKTGAIQRKIKTMFRNKNKIITFYGIRRNESASRNKYERETEGSKITKQITISPIIDWMDFDVWLYMLTTEIDFNYAYRLGYARVGCWCCPNNSGWSEFLSKIHMPEQSKRFRQLLVDFATKIGKPDPEVYVDEGKWKARQGGNGVDYAKKSAVSFEPCVLEENAFNYELQRPISDQLYELFKPFGYLNFDMGNKRLGEVYVTRRNGNPVLKLQGRIGSTTLKVTIIDSNIDGAKNLKTAEDKIKCQITKYQMCMACRACESICKHNAIVIKEDKEGNLDYRILDNKCVRCAECVNHYTAGCYMRKVLAIKRN, encoded by the coding sequence GTGCTAAATTACATATGCAGAAATGACAATATTAAAACTAAAAGCAGTACCTGTCCTGTGTGTGGACAGAGAACTGAACTGACGAAATCAGACATATACTGGTGCGAAACCTGCAAGGTGCCATTGTATCAGAAGGAATGTCAGTGTTGTGGAAGTAGCGGCAGAAGAATAACAACGGATATGAGACCGGTTTTTCCTGAGGAAAGGTTGTTATTAGAAATAATGACAGATAAGGAGCCGGGATATTACGAAAAAATGTCTGTTTGGAACTGCTCAGGTAACAGATATATCGCTGATGGTCATAAGGTTGATTTTGCAGTTAAGGATTTAAAGGATAAGAATTCGGAAGAAATAAGAATTAAATATGAGAGTGAAGTTTCAAATATTGATTATAGATATTTTAATGAATTTAAAGACAGATTCATTAAGGCTAACAGAAGCCGATATGAATTTATTGTAAAAGAGGCAGTGGGCTATATTAAGAATTCAACAAAGGACTACACTGCAAGAGATATGTTTGTTTCTTTTTCAGGGGGGAAGGACTCTACAGTCACATCTGATCTTGTTATGAGAGCTTTAAGTGAACCGAAGATTCTTCATATTTTCGGTGACACAACTTTAGAATTCCCCGAGACTATGAAATACATAGAACGATTTAAAAAAGAACATCCACAGACTCCTGTTGTTTCATCAAGAAACAAAGATAAAGATTTTGAGGAACTTTGTGCTTTGGTTGGCCCACCAAGCAGAGTTATGAGATGGTGCTGTACTATTTTTAAAACAGGTGCAATCCAGAGAAAGATTAAAACTATGTTTAGAAATAAGAACAAAATTATAACTTTCTATGGAATAAGAAGAAACGAATCAGCAAGCAGAAACAAGTATGAGCGTGAAACAGAAGGCTCTAAAATTACAAAGCAGATAACTATTTCACCGATTATTGACTGGATGGATTTTGATGTGTGGCTTTACATGCTTACAACAGAAATTGATTTTAATTATGCATACAGATTAGGGTATGCAAGAGTTGGCTGCTGGTGTTGTCCTAATAATAGTGGTTGGTCAGAGTTTTTGTCTAAGATTCATATGCCTGAACAGTCCAAAAGATTCAGACAGCTTTTGGTTGACTTTGCAACAAAGATTGGAAAACCTGATCCGGAAGTGTATGTGGACGAAGGCAAGTGGAAAGCAAGACAGGGGGGAAATGGCGTAGATTATGCAAAGAAGTCGGCAGTATCATTTGAACCTTGTGTGCTGGAAGAGAATGCTTTTAATTATGAACTTCAAAGACCAATTTCAGACCAATTGTATGAGTTGTTTAAGCCTTTTGGATATTTAAATTTCGATATGGGCAATAAGCGATTGGGTGAAGTTTATGTAACAAGAAGGAACGGCAATCCTGTTTTGAAATTGCAGGGCAGAATTGGCTCTACAACTTTAAAAGTTACAATAATTGACAGCAACATAGATGGGGCAAAGAATCTTAAAACAGCAGAGGATAAGATTAAATGTCAGATTACAAAATATCAGATGTGTATGGCGTGCAGGGCGTGCGAAAGTATTTGCAAGCACAATGCCATAGTTATAAAAGAGGACAAAGAAGGTAATCTTGATTATAGAATACTGGACAATAAATGTGTAAGATGTGCAGAATGCGTTAATCATTACACGGCAGGATGTTATATGAGAAAGGTTTTGGCAATAAAAAGAAACTAG
- a CDS encoding DUF4007 family protein — MAIKLKGHETFALREGWLNKGLAKVDANPKVFSENYGADALGVGSNMAKAIRYWLKAGKFMEEPPKEGAKLTDIGQIIFKEDKYLEDIFSLWIFHINLAGNEKLATSWYAFFNLINIDEFSKEDLMNILLEKLTPLAEKKAIPERSLRDDISVLLNMYVKEKQQNYDPEENKISPFAQLGLLKKDRNNYIKTQPDKDKLCDDAVLYSLIKFFEKKEVDSIGIDELLNSPMSPGRILNLKRMALNEYLDHLEGQGYLTVNRTAGLDMVYLKKKIELKEVVSNYYKKH; from the coding sequence ATGGCGATTAAACTTAAAGGACATGAAACATTTGCACTTCGTGAGGGGTGGCTTAATAAAGGACTTGCAAAGGTAGATGCCAATCCAAAAGTTTTCTCTGAAAACTATGGGGCGGATGCTCTTGGAGTGGGAAGCAATATGGCTAAGGCTATTCGCTATTGGCTTAAAGCCGGAAAGTTTATGGAAGAACCACCTAAAGAGGGGGCAAAGCTTACAGATATAGGTCAGATTATTTTTAAGGAAGATAAGTATTTAGAAGATATATTTTCATTATGGATATTCCATATTAATCTGGCAGGAAATGAGAAACTTGCAACAAGCTGGTATGCTTTTTTTAACTTAATTAACATTGACGAATTTTCAAAGGAAGATTTAATGAACATTCTATTAGAAAAGCTTACTCCTTTGGCAGAGAAAAAAGCCATACCTGAGCGTTCGTTGCGAGATGATATTTCCGTACTTTTAAATATGTACGTAAAAGAGAAGCAGCAGAATTATGATCCGGAGGAAAATAAGATTTCACCATTTGCACAATTGGGTTTATTAAAAAAAGACAGAAATAATTATATAAAAACACAGCCTGACAAGGATAAGTTATGTGATGATGCAGTGCTATACAGCCTGATTAAGTTTTTTGAAAAAAAAGAAGTTGACTCAATAGGAATAGATGAATTGCTTAACAGTCCAATGTCACCGGGAAGAATTTTGAACCTAAAGAGAATGGCTTTAAACGAATATTTGGACCATTTAGAAGGTCAGGGATATTTGACTGTTAACAGAACAGCAGGACTTGATATGGTTTATCTTAAAAAGAAAATCGAGCTTAAGGAAGTTGTTTCGAATTATTATAAAAAACACTAG